tattttattatttgttgaGTATATATGCCATaacaaaataaatgtatattAAAGGTTGTTCTTGCAATGTCAACTATTATAATATTCGTTATATCTACATAAAAATAGTTCATATCAATTAATGCACATAAGCTATGTTTTATAGtgattgttttatttataattatacatatgtatatttcataagtATATAATGTAATAACAATACATTCATTTAAATCTACTAccctaattattattttttctttcaattttaaatcattaaaactatttatgtatttttaagtATTAATATTGCATTATTCATTTATGCATAAGAAcattctatgtatgtgtgtattatgcATATGATTATGTATGAGATTAATGTTGCATTTATTCTGCGTATttcattattcatttcatattttttcttgtaatttaGGTATATGTAAAACAGCCATACAAAACGCAGCTTTCAAGTATAATAGAATTTAAAAATTCTTTGTAAGCCTTAAAATGCCAACAGGATAGTATTGCGGTATTAATATGTAATCAGGCAGTGAGCGGCGCTGTGTGCAACGTTGTTGCGCCTGTCGTATGATGTTAGCGATTTTGCCTGTAAATAAATCGATATAAATTAACCATTTGCACATGCTGAAATAGTTTCCTTTTTTACCCAAAACGTTTGCTTCAATAAAACGTTTGTCTAATTGCTTGAGTACTATGAGATTCTTTGTGCGCATCCAAATTTGAAGTATATCAGAAACTTTAACAGGCACCAACGATGTTGTGCTCTCCTTGAATtcctacaaaaataaaaataacccaGTTTAAACATTTgttgggaaattttttttaatggggtAACGATTCGAGCAGTGTATTAGATTAGCTGGatctttataataaataaattttaagctAATGTTGAGAGGGTATCGGACAAAATTTTGCCGTGTATTATTAACCTGTTGAAATTGCACCTCCACTTGTTTTCGCGTTGCCAATTCAATCAAACGTTTAAGCTTTCGATGATTACAATACTTTTTTGATTCATACATAagtaaatcttttaaatctttgaaATCCTTCACGTTTTTATGCAAGGTTAGTACTGGCGGATTTGCCGCAGTTGTTGTTTTACCAACATTTGTGGCGTCATAAAGATGTGATTTAATCAGCTCTAAATTATATGATACATGAAGTTTCTCCTGCAAATCAACACAACGAATGAGTGAACGAGCAAAAAATTATATTCGAAATTATCAATTGTTGTTATGATAAAATACAAACCAGCGCCTGCACTAGCAATTCCTCGCTTAAATTTAAAGTGGAAACCGTTACAGCTTCCTTTTCAGTCAATAGTAAATTCTTTAATAACTGAAAATAAATCTAAGTTAAAGtcaacgaaatttttttatatatataaatgtattcaCAAGTTCACTGTCCTCGCTGCTATCAGCCGTTATACGTCTATGGCTCATATTTTTTTCTTGGTCTTGAAATAGCCGTAATACACTAGAATCGTCAGTACGCGAACAGTTACGTGCACGCACGCGCGGTATGAGATTAATATTGTTACCAGCATCAACAGCATTACGCCTACACCTATCAAGGCCAACACTATCCCCTCCAACACTTTTAAAAGCCTTCAGTATGCCTAAATCTTTAAACGAAGGCGATGACCAATCCACAATTCTAGGTTGTTGCAAGAAGTCTCCTACTGTTGTCGCCTCGAAAATGCAACCATCTCGTCCATCTCTAAAAATTAATGGTGAACCACTGCGACAACATGCGGATGATATCGAGGTTTGTGCTGTGCGTTTGAATATAACCATGCTGCTAATACTCCGTTTGCGACAACGTGTACACTCATAAGGCTCCATTGCTTTTCCAATGGTATTGGCTAGAAATTCTTTTTCCAAACAATCTAAGCAATTGTCATCATTTGCGCTCAAATCGTCACAATCgtttgcggttgttgttgttgtcgtttcaGCATGATGAATGTCATCTTCTGTGCTTGCTGTTTGTAATTTAGAGGCAGCGCTACGAAATTCATTGCAGCTAGCGCTACGCTCATCGAAACTAATGCTATTACAAAGTGTTGGTACAGCATAGGTTGATCGAAGTGAATTGCGAGATTTTGAAGAGTTTTTGGAAGATGTCGATGAGGATGTAGAAAATGTGGGTAAACGTTTCGGTTTGGCACCTGTAATGTAAGATTGTATACTAAAATAAATATACTACGTACAAAACAGTTTTTTTTACCTGTTACTTTCAATGCACTACCCACTGTTTTCTCTTCTTCTTTTGTGTGCAGTAAATCACGCCCAAAATTCGAGAGTAAGGTATTAGGCAGCGAATGTGCCGTATTTATGATACTACTTGACGCCGTATCAACGGCATCATTGTGTTCATTATGTGTGTGATTATAAGCATCGCAGTCGCCATTCTCTCCTTTAATTTGATCCAAATGCATAGTTATACGTGCAAAGTTTTTACTTAACATAAGTTGGGATTGAAGTGTTTTAGCGGGTGGCATGGACAAGCTGTCGTCGATTGGTGAACTGAATAAGAGCCTTTGTTCTGCTGTGGCGCTTGTGCTATAGTGTCCCAACGTAGCTGAATGCCGTCCACTTAAATGACAGGCGTCACGTTGCATTAGGAAGGCGTCCGAATGACCAGGTTCCGTTTCAACAGAACCATACTCGACCTCTGACAGCGGGTCTGGCTCAAAATCCATTTCAAGGAAATCAGTTTCATCATCTATCATGCAGTTATTACCAGTTCCAAGCCTACGGCTATCAAGTGGATCCAAAGCTAGATCAATGTCGGTACCATCACCGCGATACGCATAAACACAATCATCGGAATTGAGGGAAATTTCTTCCCCGTCCACATCTACATCGTCAATGTCGTCATCGCCTTCCAGCAGTAATAAATCGTCTGCATAGAAATTGTCACTAGTGAAACTAAGATTTTCGGTGGAATTGTTAACTGATGCGCTTCGTGATACTACGGCAGCTGCTACCGCCGCTGCTGTAAATACATTAAATGAGCATGCATGGGTTTCATTTGATGTTGTCCcagcaacatcagcagcagcagcgaTCATGCCGAATGCTCCCTGTGTTGATATGACATCTACAATTTTGGCTGCATGAGTTTTCTAAAAGTTGGTTGATATTAAAATAAGTTTATAACTTAGGAAATAAGTTAATTTTCAAACCTCTGAATCTACACCGCCATTCGTTTTAGCATTTGAACACGTCATATCAGTGTCTAACTTGTCAAAGACTATGCCGCTTACTACTGTTGCGGTTATTTCTTTACTGACATCCTTCCATTTTCCGCCGGCACAGAAGTCGCCACCTCCCCCATCTATATCGTTTCTTACCGCATTTGCACCGGTACATGACGCGTTTGTAGTATCATTTACCGAAGTTACGTTTGCAATGGCAACGGCTGTCGTCATCGCAGCTGTCGCATCGACGACATTGCACTTGGATTGCACGTTCAGCTCAATagaattgttgttgttattatgcaTGTGTTGTTGTGCACATGTCAACCAGCTGCTACTACTGCCAACACTATTTAAGCAACTGCAGTCATCCTGTGTTGCAACGAAACTCTTTACTGCCACTCCTGTGCCACTGCTAGCATGCACCACTTTACTACTACGGCTCACACTTTTGTTTTCACTATTCGTATTATTTTGTAAAAATCTATCGGTACTACCGCCCGAGTTACGCCCTTGCAAATTATCCATTTGCGCCGTTGCTAACCACAAACAAAGAACTTGATATTGTTGCTACGATACTATTGTTAAGTCTTGTCCTTCAGAAACTTTATTAGCCTACTAAATTTTCCActaatcaaattttaaatttgctaaaTGCACTTGTTTCCTATCGCTCCTTTTGTTTCCTCCTTTCAAGACTGCTTGGAGTATTCACATCTGTGGCTGTCGTTGTATTGAATGCCGCCAAACTTATCATTCAGCTGCAATAGTTGAAAGTTTATTCATGTCCTACTGATTTTATCTTTTCAACATTTTCTTTGTTTAAGCTACTATATTCTTTTATTAAAGGatcgaaaaaatttttaatgtataaACGTCGAAAATAGAAACAACTATTTGACAGTTTGTTTTGTGTTTGTTataaggctgagtaacacagcactgtgctgtgttattgtgttaacactcagtaatgtgcggcacgcacacgcacacttatcgattaatttataacacagtggcacactcgatggcacaaagctgactgtttctatagcacagagaatggcactcagatcgtaagtgcacattcatacatacatagtccattgtgcttgtgtgttgattgtactcataatcttgcctgtgtattacgtttaaaagatgtgggcgcaaaatgttaaaaatgttctatttaaacaaaagttgtggttatataacgtagattccctaaacatgggagtatgaaagaagataaaaatgttgccatgatttacttttctaaatggcatcaaacgtggcgttagaggtacacagtactgtgctctgatattgtaccaacactcatatcgactttcgataatcagttataacacaattgtgtcaacacaatgtgttaacactgcaaagtgtgcctgtgctactgtgttaacactcaaaaaatagtgtcattacccaccactagtCTGTTATGCTTTatattagctatcatccggtggcaaaatcctgagccatataaataattttgcatgtaaatgcaacaacatcgatttgagccagataaatccagatagaagtctggttcaatttgtgagccagataatttgttaattactgctttttaggttggcaacgcggcctttcaaaaatagatgccgctgcttagcctttcgccgtatgagttaaatgaaaaacagcggcgacatctacctatcacatttcacgtgcgcgaaaatatcacgacctatgcttctcaagtctctcaatgatccagagcattcccgtgagagttgagcgtgagccggagctgtaaaactcactgaaagacggcaattgttTTTGACATTAGCAAAGATGCCATATCGAATCAAAGCCACAATTGTTCATTTACCATGTCAATCTGTTTCCAAGAGTAGCCGagtttttttaacacgcgtatatccgtttacgtttaaactttatatggactgctaagcgacaaactttaaatacacctctgaaattgctgcgcataaattttgtcctactaaatttcaacacgcattatactcagatgtaactgaaatatatgtctttgtttcaccatctacactaattctatgtattctatgtgtgtccacaattcatcgcaactgattcagctatatgttctaccctatggccatcagagcgttgtgtctccgcttttcggtacaccctgttgctgtagttgtttaaccacagccgctatatgggtctcctaagcattatctaagcgaggaaaggcgttttttttcacgctcaaacgaaacgtatacacgcgtgtaaaaaaaacggcAATTTATTGCAGTTCAAGCAAAAAaatgccggttgtttgcgtgcgctaaaaaacgtagttcggttttattaggttggaaTGTAAAAGGGTATCGATAAAAAGTTGCGATGCCTTCAAAAACCATCGCTGTGTTAACAAAAATTGTGAATTTCCGAAATGTTCCCGAATTTGTTGCGTTATCCAGAGAATAACAATTCAATCTGTGTGCAAAAGTGTCGCAAATAAATTAGCTTTACTAATTGACTATTCAATATGCCTTTAGCACGACCTTGCGACGCCCATCATGTATGGAGTGAAGACCAAACAATGGAGCTGCTACGTTTGTATCGCGATCGTCCATGGCTTTGGAATGTGAAGGATCCACATTATCCCAGTCGCAAATTACGCAAAGTAGCACTCAAGGATATTTCTGAAGCAATGGGTATTGGACTCACAAGTGGACAAATATCAAAAAAACTTAAAGCGCTACGTGCTCACTACCGCCTTGAAAAGCAGCGTATTAAAGAGCGTACAGGTAAAGGGGACAATGTTAAGATTACATCAAACTGGTTTGCTTTAGCGCACTCTTTTTTAAAGGATGCGAATACTGCAAAGGtaaaacaaaaagtttttaattatttttcgatGACTAatgcttatttttaatttttcttactagTATGTTGAAAATCATGCTGCAGCAGACAATTCAGAATCGACTATAACCGATCCAGAAATAAACGATGATGCACTTCCGcaaagtgaatttattgaaataaaaatggaAGACTTGGTATtgttttaaattatatatttataaaaagcaaaaaacttCCAATGTAATATTATTTATACAGGTCACGGAAACTGTAAGAAACGATAAACATATTAAGAACGATACTCCCATAACAGATGCAGATGCAAACTCATCCATTAAAAGTGAGAATAAAAGTATAGTGGATATCAACGAACCTAGAGTCATTAATAATGAGCAAACAGACTTCGCACCTCATGCAGAACTAGTAAATGTTCCTCCTAAGAAAAATAATGAATTCAGGTCCATACATGAACAAAAGATAATCGCACATTCCACGAAGACGATAAAAAACAGGGGGAATAAAAAAGAAGAGCCATACCCACTAAAAGAAACTAGTATATGGCCACTCAAAGACAATGTAAAATTCTTACGTCTCTATGGTGCACACAGCCTGCTTTGGGATCAAAACAATCCACATTTTAGTTCTAGCAAAATGCGTAATGCTGCACATCAAGACATTGCCGCTGCTATGGGCCGGGGTATGGATGCTGATTATGTATTCAAAAGAATACAAACCTTACGTATAGCATACATGAAGCATCGCAAACGTATGATtgaagaaattaaacaaaatcgtgAACCGTCCTTTAAAACGATTTTATGGTTTCCATTGGCCGATAGTTTTTTGCGTCCGCATATTGGTTTGCGTAGTATTATAAAAGGAGAACGAGAATTACCGCAATTtgattataaatatgtgtatgactATTTAAAGGCAATTGATCCTGGATTACTGGAAGATTTAAATGTTGgatgtatataaatataaaaactgtACCATAAGATGGACGTTAGAAATTTGCCGAATGTTTACAACGGTTTCAGTTTTATTTTCCTGGTCAATCTTTAAAGCTGCAAACTTCTAGAGTACGTAATGCCGAttagaaatataacattataacttacaattgtttatttttagcaTAAATGCATTTGCCTTCGATCAAGTCGACTGGCATCTGTGGCATGTCACGACGACTCATCAACGCACAAACTCCCACTATACCATATGGGGCTGTCGAATACTAACAAAATAGGTAAGTGAGTTTTAGCTTTTGttcaaaaatcaaagaaaatatatatagacACGATGTTAATGAAAGTTCTTAAGCGGAACTTGTGTTTTTACTCTGTCAAGATCACGGCACTGCAATGTTTTTCCATTAGATGTTGACGTAAAGTTCCCTTATAATTTCCATGCGCACTGGAAGGTATTATTTTCGCTTTAATTTACTATACAGCCTTGATGGGCATGAAGAGAATGTCCTGTTCCCTTAATTCAAAAGTGGAAAACCGCCACAGAAGGCTTAAGGGCTTAGAACGTATCCCCGTCGTAGTCTAGCATGTGGTTAGCACCTATAATCCACCGAGTCAAAGGTTTGAGGGGTAAAAAAATGAACGGATTATTTGCTAAATTCAGAAGTGGAAAATCGCCACAAAAGGTATAAGGGTTTTGAATATTTCCCCGCGGTTGTCTTGCCTGTGGTAACTAAAACCAACAGAGCCGAAGGTTTTAGGGTAAGAAAAAAACTGTCCTCAGGAAGTCTGGCTAGTACCAGAAGGAGCCAGTTGTGGATCGTATCGGCTTCAATTCGACCGAGTATCGCGTATTTAaagatgtttatttaaaattaacttacatatatttgcgcaacataaaaaatatatagcacAAAGGTTGCATTATAAAAATTCCATTTATCAAACGTTCTTACACATTATCTTCATCCGGATCGTCGCTACGTAATTGCATTACAGACGTAAATGACTTTAAATGTTTATTTCTCAAGTGTTCACCACGTTTTGCAATGCAAATGCGACCTGCTTTTCTGATGCGTTCAATATCATCCTTTGTTCCATAGATTTTCGAAGGCTTACCACAACCACAAGGACATAAAATTATACCAACTTTGCCAGGTTGTAAAGGTGGAACTTCAGCATTCAATCCACTTGAACTTGGTTGTTTATCGTCATTGGCGTTCCTTTCATGCGTTTCGTTAGGAAGACTTCTACCGCGACGTTCTATAACTTTTGAAATACTTCTTGGTATGTCGCCAGGATGGATTGTACTGAAATCACTGCCAGCGAAACCGGGATATCTAAATGTATTCTTTTTCCTCATGCTTTTAGGTTCGTAGCTCGATTCATGTGTTTGCTTCACTGATGCATTTAATGTTGGTTGTTGAGTTTGATGTGCTATACTTGGTAACTCAGGATATGTTTCATATGTCTTATCACGATGTCCTAGGCAAGGGTAGTGAAGTTTGCGCTGTTGGTATCGCGGTAAAACATCACGTCTACTTAAACGTTCTGTAAACCGATCTGCCAAATAATCTTGATGTACACTTCCTCCTATGTAGTCATTGAAATATGGATCAAAAATTGGCGGTAGTTTTTGTGCCAAACCTGTGCCCCTTGTAGGCGTTCGTTCAGAGCTTCTAGTGCTTATTGAGCGTGGTGTCACTTGTTTACTGAAATATGAAGCATCAGCTTGTGTATGGCTTATATGTGTTGTACTTCGTTCACTGGAGTATGGTGTGACTCGATGCGACGAATATGGCGTATCAGGCCGACTGCTTTGAGCTGTGTTTCGACTGCGACTAGTTTGTGGTGTGTTAGCACGAGTTGAATAAGGTGTATTTCTACGGGTAGAAATCGGTGTACCATCGCGTGTGGAATATGATGTATTGGTACGGCTAGAATGTGCTATGCTACTTGGCCGACTTGTGCTTCTTGTTCGAAATTTTTCCCGTGTTTTACTGGCATTTCTTCGTCGACTTGATTTTCCAATTGGCGTATAAGACCTTCTTAGCATTTCTACTAACCATATCAATAGAACCAACAGTAACAGCAATATAAAAACTGACACAACTGCACCAGACCAAAAGAGATTCTGAATGGAAGAGGAGGGCAAAGATAATGTTCAATAACTTTAATAATTAGTACTTCCGTATAACATTACTACGGTTTAATGACCTAACGTACACAGATCGTGAAATTGTTCGTTCGTGAGCTTGAAGCGCAGATGTACGGTCACAAGCGGAAGCAGAAAAACCAGAAGTAGTTGGCGCTGGATCAACAAGCTGATGAGTAATGATCCAGCACCCTTCTcttgcttcttcttcttgtagtagTGCTTTGCCTCATCCAGGAGGTGCAATCACTTATAAGTTGGTATGAGCTTGCTCTAAAGAACGTTATCTGTGGTCCCTTTGTGGTGTTCATGGAAATATTGTTCTATGAGGTGCCCAAACACAACGCTCAACTCCCTCCACGGAGAATGATGTTGTGTTATACGTTTCTATAAACACCCGCTCAACCCAGGACAGATGGGACTGCTGTGCACTTGCAGCGGCTACACAAATGATACTTTAGGCACGGGcctaaaaaattctaaataatCTCCCAGTCCACTTCCTTGtgaatggttgttgttgttgttgtagcgataaggttgctccccgaagactttggggagtgttatcgatgtgatggtcctttgccggatacagatccggtacgctccggtaccacagcaccattaaggtgctagcccgaccatctcgggaacgatttatgtggccacattaaaccttcaggccatcccctccctccccacccccaagttccatgaggagcttgtggtcgccagagcctcgtctgttagtgaaacaggattcgccgcggataggtgaggttgacaattgggtttggagaagctatatattgcgctggaaacctgaagtattgtgctacacaccccttgaatctgcgAATTGTGAATGGTAATTAGAAGCTTTTACTTACTACAGATGCCTTTACTCTCCATACACACAACGAGAAAAAGCAGTTTCAATTGTGTGCACCTAAAAATCGGCAATTTTTAAGTATAAagaagctgttgttgttgttgttgttgttgttgtattagtgTATAAAGAAGCTGCCCTCAATAACCCTTAATAATTACAAAAGTTTGCTTTGAAAGCTAATCCACTTACCAAAGAACGCATTAAACATTTACAAGATCGCATTGTTAAACTCTTAAAGACCTGCGCTAGGTCTTTACAATCCTCAAACAGAGCATTTCTTGCATTATAGAGGCTCGCTTGCAGCTCCTCTTTATCAGCATTGAATATCGTTTGCAAATCATCGGTTATATTCGTTGCAGCACTCGGATTTTTAGGTACATTTCGGCTATTCTCATTCAGTTGTTTGGGTAAATCTTGTAGCATTGCTTCAATTCGCCATGTCGTTCTATATAATTTATCCATTTCATGTGCAACTTGGCCGTGCAATGATGTCGCCATTGTATTTCCAATTGCGTGCGTACAATTTAGCTGTTGTAATATTTTATTTGTACTTAAACGATTACTATTCCAAATTAGGCCAAAGCCTTCTATGTTTTTAGGCGCATAAACCGAAACTTTCAACATTTCCACGTAAATATCTTGTATTATAGTTTTATTGACACGATATGTTTCGAAGTCGTTTAGTGGTTGGCTTGTCGCATATCCAATTACACGTCGCtttgatatattttcaatttctttcaaaactttttcaatttctgtcATGTCTTTATAGTAGTGAGAGTGAATATTTGCATCAAATGTATTTGACTTGTTGAGACAGTCATCGATTAAGTTTGAACGAGCTGATGTAATAGCTCtgcaaaaatgtaatttttttttgtaggagACCTTTTTTCGAAGTTTTTAACGTTTAACCTTCATTTGGCACTTATTTCCGGAAGAGagatttcagttttatttttaggagcgatatgagaaaattaaaaattttttttatctttttccaaAAAGTAAAACTTGCCCAAAACGAGCCTATTGACCACCTGAAGGTTAAGTAATTTTCAAAATTACCCTTTTTCTTCACATATACCATCTTTCGCCACCATCCCATATAGAAAATAGTACATTATAGCCAACACAAATATCAGATAGAATGCAAATATCAAAGCCAAAATGCTTTCGCAGAaaagaaattgaattgaaattataataataatcaaGAAAAAAATGCATCAATAGTTTATAAAAAAGACTTACATTAAGGGCAAAATTCCTCTGAAAAAAGCTATTCGGTAGCTGTATTTGGCCGAAACCCACAACGGCATGAATGAAAGTGAAAGAAAAACTATCTGAAAGAAAAACGAAATAAGAGCTGAAGACGAAAAAATGTTCTAGTTAATTAAACATCTGAGGCCGTAGCTGTAACTTGATTTGGAAATATATGCATTCGAAGTggaatttttgcattttgatttaaatttaaaaagagaAACAGTAAGAGTAAAGCCAAAATTCGGAGTTCCGAAAATCGAAAAGTGAGATGGAGAGAGATCGGAATGGGAAACGAATTGCAAACAAAATGGTTTTGACTACTTCTCAACTAGCTCTGGCCTCGAAAGTACACCTACCGGCACTCATATTTGGAAGCAAAGGGAGGGTAAAACCTTCGCTGAGTTGTGAGAGGCCGAtaatttgatgttgttgttgttgttgttgtagcgataaggacactccccgagaTCTTAGGGAGTGTTagcgatgttgatggtactttgccggatgcagatcctgtacgttccggtaccaagcccgaccatctcgggaacgaattggtatgaccacatacgaccttctaggccataccgccctcccaccctctatatccatcaggagttcgaggtcgccagagccgaggctgttaatgaaacaggattcaccacgggtgggtgaggttgacaattgggttagacaagctatatattgcgctgacaaccccttgaaagggttgcgctacacaacccctgaatcaatttggtatttgatCTCTTTGGTGGTTCAAATGGCTTCAGCTATCGCGGCAAGTGGATAGCTGACGTGACTTGTTACATAGCGGTGAAAACCGACCAGTTTTAACTATGATATGGGTCTAGTTAAAAATGCAGACCACTTTCTTTAACTATGCTGTTGGTATTATTGCCCAAATTTTGCAAGTTATTGAAAGCCTAAACTTCTTAAAACAGTTACTTTACCAACAACATCGATGCGCTTATAAAATATCCGAA
The DNA window shown above is from Eurosta solidaginis isolate ZX-2024a chromosome 2, ASM4086904v1, whole genome shotgun sequence and carries:
- the LOC137239182 gene encoding uncharacterized protein, whose product is MDNLQGRNSGGSTDRFLQNNTNSENKSVSRSSKVVHASSGTGVAVKSFVATQDDCSCLNSVGSSSSWLTCAQQHMHNNNNNSIELNVQSKCNVVDATAAMTTAVAIANVTSVNDTTNASCTGANAVRNDIDGGGGDFCAGGKWKDVSKEITATVVSGIVFDKLDTDMTCSNAKTNGGVDSEKTHAAKIVDVISTQGAFGMIAAAADVAGTTSNETHACSFNVFTAAAVAAAVVSRSASVNNSTENLSFTSDNFYADDLLLLEGDDDIDDVDVDGEEISLNSDDCVYAYRGDGTDIDLALDPLDSRRLGTGNNCMIDDETDFLEMDFEPDPLSEVEYGSVETEPGHSDAFLMQRDACHLSGRHSATLGHYSTSATAEQRLLFSSPIDDSLSMPPAKTLQSQLMLSKNFARITMHLDQIKGENGDCDAYNHTHNEHNDAVDTASSSIINTAHSLPNTLLSNFGRDLLHTKEEEKTVGSALKVTGAKPKRLPTFSTSSSTSSKNSSKSRNSLRSTYAVPTLCNSISFDERSASCNEFRSAASKLQTASTEDDIHHAETTTTTTANDCDDLSANDDNCLDCLEKEFLANTIGKAMEPYECTRCRKRSISSMVIFKRTAQTSISSACCRSGSPLIFRDGRDGCIFEATTVGDFLQQPRIVDWSSPSFKDLGILKAFKSVGGDSVGLDRCRRNAVDAGNNINLIPRVRARNCSRTDDSSVLRLFQDQEKNMSHRRITADSSEDSELLLKNLLLTEKEAVTVSTLNLSEELLVQALEKLHVSYNLELIKSHLYDATNVGKTTTAANPPVLTLHKNVKDFKDLKDLLMYESKKYCNHRKLKRLIELATRKQVEVQFQQEFKESTTSLVPVKVSDILQIWMRTKNLIVLKQLDKRFIEANVLGKIANIIRQAQQRCTQRRSLPDYILIPQYYPVGILRLTKNF
- the LOC137239186 gene encoding uncharacterized protein; translated protein: MPLARPCDAHHVWSEDQTMELLRLYRDRPWLWNVKDPHYPSRKLRKVALKDISEAMGIGLTSGQISKKLKALRAHYRLEKQRIKERTGKGDNVKITSNWFALAHSFLKDANTAKYVENHAAADNSESTITDPEINDDALPQSEFIEIKMEDLVTETVRNDKHIKNDTPITDADANSSIKSENKSIVDINEPRVINNEQTDFAPHAELVNVPPKKNNEFRSIHEQKIIAHSTKTIKNRGNKKEEPYPLKETSIWPLKDNVKFLRLYGAHSLLWDQNNPHFSSSKMRNAAHQDIAAAMGRGMDADYVFKRIQTLRIAYMKHRKRMIEEIKQNREPSFKTILWFPLADSFLRPHIGLRSIIKGERELPQFDYKYVYDYLKAIDPGLLEDLNVGCI
- the LOC137241459 gene encoding uncharacterized protein; this encodes MTEFKPNYQRYSHADSALKLKRSGNEVSCTPLWMYKIGDAMSDLLSTDQLPIGYATSVGYGERFRDHEFLPLFSCYPFVPFLIALGCFITLGGITFALYRWRTGTRLHHYLNCKISKDKLKYFYVNYILVVIICIGLTFAITMMLIAHNNISEEKKENALNFELADRNIEKIINNKEYTNFGDPLNNFKQISEKLLRAIEMKVEPNLRETSQKTDLQDFMMYRDDIKDLLNTFDHANRYMLHFLDSWRYYDTNATKFAKAVATMDSHRALRALQQVRMEFANVVYKVIQQNRAFYNYYQQLESLAKDDSAKYAPEYNKKLLLTNTLNIHMKNVEDRLERLGNKLQDGTIEMKETKENFQKAADDVGYIEFPATLLGFGYFISASMLLIVFLSLSFMPLWVSAKYSYRIAFFRGILPLIILALIFAFYLIFVLAIMYYFLYGMVAKDGICEEKGAITSARSNLIDDCLNKSNTFDANIHSHYYKDMTEIEKVLKEIENISKRRVIGYATSQPLNDFETYRVNKTIIQDIYVEMLKVSVYAPKNIEGFGLIWNSNRLSTNKILQQLNCTHAIGNTMATSLHGQVAHEMDKLYRTTWRIEAMLQDLPKQLNENSRNVPKNPSAATNITDDLQTIFNADKEELQASLYNARNALFEDCKDLAQVFKSLTMRSCKCLMRSLNLFWSGAVVSVFILLLLLVLLIWLVEMLRRSYTPIGKSSRRRNASKTREKFRTRSTSRPSSIAHSSRTNTSYSTRDGTPISTRRNTPYSTRANTPQTSRSRNTAQSSRPDTPYSSHRVTPYSSERSTTHISHTQADASYFSKQVTPRSISTRSSERTPTRGTGLAQKLPPIFDPYFNDYIGGSVHQDYLADRFTERLSRRDVLPRYQQRKLHYPCLGHRDKTYETYPELPSIAHQTQQPTLNASVKQTHESSYEPKSMRKKNTFRYPGFAGSDFSTIHPGDIPRSISKVIERRGRSLPNETHERNANDDKQPSSSGLNAEVPPLQPGKVGIILCPCGCGKPSKIYGTKDDIERIRKAGRICIAKRGEHLRNKHLKSFTSVMQLRSDDPDEDNV